A genomic region of uncultured Paludibaculum sp. contains the following coding sequences:
- a CDS encoding IS256 family transposase produces the protein MTRKKDTANRVDWKAVMAEDSDFMKALVQSVVQQVLDAEMEETLCAARSERTPMRTGYRSGSYVRGLVTRVGRIELRVPQDRQGRFRTEVFERYQRSEKALVGALAEMYVQGVSTRKVKAITEELCGHEFSASTISRINQTMDEELEKFATRPLEEDYPFLILDARYEKVREDGVIRSRAVQVAIGVNWDGRRCILAVELANRESASSWREFLVKLRQRGLRGVELVVSDDHAGLKRAIAEVVPEAAWQRCYVHFLRNALDHLPRKADDDCLTELRWIYDRRNLAEARQDLAAWLKKWESRYARLCQWVEEQIEETLTFYRLPQAHHKHLKSTNMLERLNEELKRRTLVVRIFPNAASCLRLVRALAVEIHEDWVEATRYLNMEELKEHKKQLLRDIQPAA, from the coding sequence CAGCAGGTACTGGATGCCGAGATGGAGGAAACGCTCTGTGCGGCGCGGTCGGAGCGCACCCCGATGCGCACCGGCTATCGCAGCGGCTCCTATGTCCGTGGGCTGGTGACGCGGGTCGGCCGCATTGAGCTGCGCGTGCCGCAGGACCGGCAAGGGCGCTTCCGGACCGAGGTCTTTGAGCGCTATCAGCGCAGCGAAAAGGCGCTGGTCGGGGCGCTGGCCGAGATGTACGTGCAGGGCGTGTCGACGCGCAAGGTGAAGGCGATCACCGAGGAACTATGTGGGCATGAGTTTTCGGCCTCGACGATCAGCCGGATCAACCAGACGATGGACGAGGAACTGGAGAAGTTCGCGACGCGGCCGCTGGAGGAGGACTATCCGTTTCTGATCCTGGACGCGCGCTACGAAAAGGTGCGCGAGGACGGCGTGATCCGGAGCCGGGCGGTGCAGGTGGCGATCGGGGTGAACTGGGACGGGCGGCGCTGCATCCTGGCCGTGGAACTGGCCAACCGGGAGAGCGCGTCGAGCTGGCGCGAGTTTCTGGTGAAGCTGCGGCAGCGGGGGCTGCGCGGAGTGGAACTGGTTGTCAGCGACGATCACGCGGGCCTGAAGCGTGCGATTGCCGAGGTCGTGCCGGAGGCCGCCTGGCAACGGTGCTACGTGCACTTCCTGCGCAATGCGCTGGACCATCTGCCGCGCAAGGCCGACGACGATTGTCTGACCGAGTTGCGCTGGATCTACGACCGCCGCAACCTGGCCGAGGCGCGGCAGGATCTGGCGGCATGGCTGAAGAAGTGGGAATCGCGCTACGCCAGATTGTGCCAGTGGGTGGAGGAGCAGATCGAGGAGACGCTGACGTTTTACCGTCTGCCGCAGGCGCACCACAAGCATCTGAAGTCGACGAACATGCTGGAGCGACTGAACGAGGAGCTCAAACGCCGGACCCTGGTGGTGAGGATCTTCCCGAACGCGGCGAGCTGCCTGCGGCTGGTGCGAGCGCTGGCGGTGGAGATCCACGAGGACTGGGTGGAAGCGACGCGCTATCTGAACATGGAGGAGCTGAAAGAGCACAAGAAGCAGCTACTGCGCGATATACAGCCCGCCGCCTGA
- a CDS encoding excisionase family DNA-binding protein, which produces MLRKDKALVPLAISETDQKQVLALYQQIQRSRAKLVGPDGKTQSLPVSLYEFLVKLIADLCEGQSVAIVQNDAQLTTAEGARVLGVSRQFLIKLLERGDMPHHMVGTHRRIYVRDLLSYKAKRDSKRRQVLDELTSAEAEDGLYDPH; this is translated from the coding sequence ATGCTACGAAAGGACAAGGCTCTAGTGCCGCTGGCGATCTCGGAGACCGACCAGAAACAGGTGCTGGCGCTCTATCAACAGATCCAGCGAAGCCGCGCCAAGCTGGTCGGGCCGGATGGCAAGACGCAAAGCCTGCCGGTCTCCCTCTACGAGTTCCTCGTGAAACTGATCGCGGATCTGTGCGAGGGCCAGTCTGTTGCGATCGTCCAAAACGACGCGCAACTCACCACGGCGGAGGGAGCGCGGGTGCTCGGCGTCTCGCGGCAGTTCCTCATCAAACTCCTGGAGCGCGGCGACATGCCCCACCACATGGTGGGGACGCACCGGCGCATCTACGTCCGCGACCTCCTGTCGTACAAGGCCAAGCGGGACTCCAAACGCCGTCAGGTTTTGGACGAGTTGACGAGCGCGGAAGCCGAAGACGGTCTCTACGATCCGCACTGA
- a CDS encoding transposase — protein MAAGTGATVPQAHKDQKCLGFVAQHPDRLWVELLPACAPELNPVEYIWAYWKQRTLPKINPKDNRSWDAAARKARKRMRRPPRRITALRQQDERSF, from the coding sequence ATCGCCGCTGGGACGGGCGCGACGGTCCCGCAGGCGCACAAAGACCAGAAGTGCCTGGGCTTTGTGGCGCAGCACCCGGACCGGCTGTGGGTGGAGCTTCTGCCCGCCTGCGCGCCGGAACTCAATCCGGTCGAGTACATCTGGGCGTATTGGAAGCAGCGCACTCTTCCGAAAATCAACCCGAAAGACAATCGGTCATGGGACGCGGCGGCCCGCAAGGCCCGGAAGCGGATGCGCCGCCCTCCTCGCCGGATCACTGCCCTCCGGCAACAGGACGAACGATCCTTCTAG
- a CDS encoding glycoside hydrolase family 127 protein, with protein sequence MDGNTQWTRRLFSAAVAGSPVLIAQEALAPAAPKPVPPPPNRLPRVEEKPLFGETLVFTRNEAEPRATPYPLPQVRLLAGPCQEAADHNRAFLLRLSPDRLLHTFRLNAGLASSAKPLGGWEAPKMELRGHTTGHYLSACALRTGSAGDQDLKARGDEMVEALARCQKSLGRGGYLSAFPVSFFDRLDQRTQVWAPFYTYHKIMAGLLDMYVHAGNRQALEVASGMGAWADEWSASKSEAHMQEILKEEFGGMSEVFYNLAAATGDLRWAKAGDRFHKKEFLTPLAQHVDALRGLHTNTHIPQVIGAARRFELTSDPRFRTVAEFFWYTVASARSYATGGSSNAEHWLTAPGSMAAEWRASSHHQECCCAYNMMKLTRQLYAWDGDPRYFDYYERNLFNHRLGQIQPETGHSVYFLSMAPGAWKGVCSENQSFWCCTGTAFEEYSKLNDSIYFRYDGGIAVNLFIASELDDRTRAIGLRQDTRFPEEPRTTLTITKAPAASWTLRLRIPSWTTAASVKVNGRLLETTPGAGSYLSLTRAWKHGDRVELDLPMQLTAEPFPDDSRVQAFLYGPIVLAGDLGAQGLTEKLVVNRQWPELRESPMNVPELRASGKRLEDWIKPDASKPLTFHAAGLADVPLRPLNGLWGRFATYWGVA encoded by the coding sequence ATGGACGGGAACACCCAATGGACCAGGCGGCTGTTCTCGGCGGCCGTTGCGGGCTCGCCCGTGTTGATCGCCCAGGAGGCCCTCGCCCCGGCGGCGCCGAAGCCGGTGCCGCCGCCACCGAACCGGCTGCCCCGAGTTGAGGAGAAGCCGCTGTTCGGAGAGACTCTTGTGTTCACCCGGAATGAGGCCGAGCCCCGGGCCACACCGTACCCATTGCCTCAAGTGCGTCTTCTGGCCGGCCCCTGCCAGGAGGCGGCCGATCACAACCGAGCCTTCCTGTTGCGTCTGTCACCGGACCGCCTTCTGCACACATTCCGGCTGAACGCCGGCCTCGCCAGTTCGGCCAAGCCACTCGGCGGATGGGAGGCCCCAAAGATGGAACTCCGCGGACACACCACGGGCCACTATCTCTCCGCGTGTGCCTTGCGGACCGGGTCGGCTGGGGACCAGGATCTCAAAGCCCGCGGCGATGAGATGGTGGAAGCGCTGGCGCGGTGCCAGAAGAGTCTTGGTCGCGGCGGCTACCTGAGCGCGTTTCCTGTCAGTTTCTTCGACCGGCTCGACCAGCGGACGCAGGTCTGGGCGCCTTTTTACACCTACCACAAGATCATGGCCGGGCTGCTGGACATGTATGTGCACGCAGGCAACCGGCAGGCTCTCGAAGTGGCCAGCGGGATGGGCGCCTGGGCCGACGAATGGAGCGCCTCGAAGTCTGAGGCGCACATGCAGGAAATCCTGAAAGAGGAGTTTGGAGGAATGAGCGAGGTGTTCTACAACCTCGCCGCCGCCACCGGCGACCTGCGCTGGGCGAAAGCCGGCGACCGGTTCCACAAGAAGGAATTCCTTACTCCGCTGGCGCAGCACGTGGACGCGCTGCGCGGGCTCCACACCAATACGCATATTCCGCAGGTGATCGGCGCGGCCCGCCGCTTCGAGCTGACATCCGACCCCAGGTTCCGCACGGTGGCGGAGTTCTTCTGGTACACCGTCGCGTCGGCTCGAAGCTATGCAACCGGCGGCAGCAGCAATGCCGAACACTGGCTGACCGCGCCGGGCAGCATGGCGGCTGAGTGGCGCGCCAGTTCGCATCATCAGGAGTGCTGCTGCGCCTACAACATGATGAAGCTGACGCGCCAACTGTACGCCTGGGACGGGGATCCACGCTACTTCGACTACTACGAGCGCAACCTGTTCAATCACCGCCTGGGCCAGATTCAGCCCGAAACCGGCCACTCGGTCTACTTCCTTTCCATGGCGCCCGGCGCGTGGAAGGGCGTGTGCTCGGAAAATCAGTCGTTCTGGTGCTGTACGGGCACCGCGTTCGAAGAGTATTCCAAGCTCAACGACAGTATCTACTTCCGCTATGACGGCGGCATCGCCGTGAACCTGTTCATCGCCTCGGAGTTGGACGACCGTACCCGGGCCATCGGGCTGCGTCAGGACACGCGTTTTCCCGAGGAGCCGCGCACAACACTCACAATTACGAAGGCGCCCGCCGCTTCCTGGACACTTCGGTTGCGGATTCCCTCCTGGACCACAGCAGCCTCCGTGAAGGTGAACGGGCGTCTGCTCGAGACGACACCCGGCGCCGGCAGCTATCTCAGTCTCACGCGCGCCTGGAAACACGGTGATCGTGTGGAGCTTGACTTGCCCATGCAATTGACCGCGGAGCCGTTCCCGGACGATTCGCGGGTGCAGGCGTTTCTCTACGGTCCGATCGTACTCGCCGGCGATCTCGGCGCCCAGGGTCTCACTGAGAAGCTCGTTGTCAACCGGCAATGGCCTGAGTTGAGGGAGAGTCCAATGAACGTGCCGGAGTTGCGCGCTTCGGGGAAGAGACTGGAGGACTGGATCAAGCCGGACGCCTCCAAGCCGCTCACGTTCCATGCCGCCGGGCTGGCCGATGTTCCCCTCAGACCGCTGAACGGGCTGTGGGGAAGATTCGCAACTTACTGGGGCGTTGCCTGA
- a CDS encoding alpha-L-fucosidase yields MSGRAAKIPILLTVLASAVVVSGRAQTEAPVSPIANLPIAKGKFQPSDDSLKRYEYPEWFRDAKFGIWSHWGPQAVPRQGDWYAKRLYIHDSKRRDGTPMQDPDNKYHVEHYGHPSKFGYKDIIPLWKAEKWDPEKLMALYKKAGAKYFVSMGTHHDNFFLWNSRLHSWNSVRMGPKKDVVGLWQKAAKDQGLRFGVSEHLGASYTWFQAAHSADKTGPMAGVPYDGNDPRYEELYHGKAAPDDTGWLTKNPVWQREWFDRIKELVDNYQPDLLYSDSAMPFGDVGRSLIAHFYNQDVARHHGQLEAVYTCKQESAGMWARDIERGVTEGIGAEPWQTDTSIGDWYYRTGQKYKTSGEIIQMLTDIVSKNGNLLINVVQTPEGDLEPDMIRTLDEIAGWISVNGEGIYSTRPWVVFGEGPSTKAQEKGRFGGLRDVPDKAYTPEDFRFTRSKDGRALYAFCLGKPGSEMRLTSLGRNAKLAQKAVASVHLLGNSSKLEWRLEDDALVIKTPANLPASPATGVKIGFAN; encoded by the coding sequence ATGTCTGGAAGAGCCGCAAAGATCCCGATTCTTCTGACGGTGTTGGCGTCGGCCGTCGTTGTTTCAGGCCGAGCCCAAACGGAGGCTCCCGTATCGCCCATTGCCAACCTCCCGATAGCGAAAGGGAAGTTCCAGCCGAGCGACGATTCGCTCAAGCGATACGAGTATCCCGAATGGTTCCGTGATGCGAAGTTCGGAATCTGGTCTCATTGGGGGCCGCAGGCCGTGCCGCGTCAGGGCGACTGGTATGCGAAAAGGCTATACATCCACGACAGCAAGCGGCGCGACGGAACCCCCATGCAGGACCCCGATAACAAGTATCACGTCGAGCACTACGGGCACCCGTCCAAGTTCGGCTACAAGGACATCATTCCGCTCTGGAAGGCTGAGAAGTGGGATCCGGAAAAGCTGATGGCGCTCTATAAGAAGGCCGGCGCCAAATACTTTGTCAGCATGGGAACGCATCACGATAACTTCTTCCTCTGGAACTCGCGGCTCCATAGCTGGAACTCCGTGCGGATGGGGCCGAAGAAAGACGTGGTGGGGCTCTGGCAGAAGGCGGCGAAAGACCAGGGGCTGCGGTTCGGCGTCTCAGAACACCTCGGCGCCAGCTACACCTGGTTTCAGGCGGCGCACAGCGCCGACAAGACGGGCCCCATGGCGGGCGTTCCCTATGACGGCAACGACCCGCGCTACGAAGAGCTCTACCACGGCAAGGCCGCGCCGGACGACACCGGATGGCTGACCAAGAATCCGGTGTGGCAGCGCGAGTGGTTCGACCGCATCAAGGAATTGGTCGATAACTATCAGCCAGATCTTTTGTATTCCGACAGCGCGATGCCGTTCGGCGACGTGGGCCGCAGCCTGATCGCTCATTTCTACAACCAGGACGTCGCTCGGCATCACGGGCAACTGGAAGCGGTCTATACCTGCAAGCAGGAGTCGGCGGGCATGTGGGCGCGCGACATCGAGCGCGGCGTGACGGAAGGGATAGGGGCGGAGCCCTGGCAGACGGACACCTCGATCGGCGACTGGTATTACCGGACCGGCCAGAAATACAAAACGTCGGGCGAGATCATCCAGATGCTCACCGACATCGTGAGCAAGAACGGCAACCTGCTGATCAACGTGGTCCAAACACCCGAGGGGGACCTGGAGCCCGACATGATCCGAACGCTGGACGAGATCGCCGGCTGGATCTCGGTCAACGGCGAAGGAATCTACAGTACCCGGCCATGGGTGGTCTTCGGCGAGGGGCCCAGCACCAAAGCGCAGGAGAAAGGGCGGTTCGGCGGCTTGCGAGACGTTCCGGACAAGGCGTACACGCCCGAGGATTTCCGCTTCACCCGGTCCAAAGATGGCCGGGCGCTGTATGCGTTCTGCCTCGGCAAGCCGGGATCGGAAATGCGCCTTACTTCGCTAGGACGGAACGCGAAACTGGCGCAGAAGGCAGTGGCGTCGGTGCACTTACTGGGCAACAGCTCGAAGTTGGAGTGGAGACTGGAAGACGACGCCCTGGTGATCAAGACCCCGGCGAATCTCCCGGCATCGCCGGCCACCGGAGTGAAGATCGGCTTCGCAAACTAG
- a CDS encoding alpha-L-arabinofuranosidase C-terminal domain-containing protein, whose product MKRRQFLVNSTAVLAGPSSLATSNLEVQGTVAATADPRVAVLLVDTERIIGSIDERIYGHFLEHINHSVVDGLYAEQIRGCGFEGKDFETYWEPFSERGGVENADVDFRNGKKSVRLRCEGGRAGIRQGRVYVAAGQEYDGSLWVKKEAGSPRLILRVIGSNGAPIASVPLASAGSGWEEIPYSFSSAVRDTQASVELAAEGTGRLLIDYFSMMRADARRDGMLRPDLLQALRDLAPPFIRWPGGSFASTYKWKDGIGPHVSRRYTPNTFWGGYSDYYGFGTDEFMGLCRKLGSEPLIVLPAPGVNPEQVQYAMDWVRYLNDPSATEWGKVRASNGHPEPYGVRYFQIDNEPMNNGFTPDAYAEIVNLYGGRLRQIAPGARIVACGQKRSNDMNWSQRIIDLAGKNFDILGVHNYEYEPRGFETGLRRIGHSLSTLRDYIRASAHPRIEIGVLEWNLSRTYDWRAGLHAAGSLILYEQLSPAVSMSCPALLMRNTTDDPTWTSFIYHDHVSWFPGSAYPVEKLFRAHYAERHLASTSGTFRDIPNRKQFFDEIATMKPEDWRPGSVDAIAAKSADGRRIVIKAVNYEGQRNLLYVRLQGNGVPVQAAATLHTMSAGLMDTASLERPDAITAVSRKLTYAREFTVELEPYTVAVVEIPAV is encoded by the coding sequence ATGAAGAGACGCCAGTTCTTAGTGAATTCGACTGCTGTCCTCGCCGGACCCTCGTCCTTAGCCACGTCGAACCTTGAAGTTCAGGGAACCGTCGCTGCAACGGCCGACCCAAGAGTTGCCGTTCTGCTGGTCGACACCGAAAGGATAATCGGTTCCATCGACGAACGGATCTATGGCCACTTCCTCGAGCACATCAACCACTCGGTCGTCGACGGCCTGTACGCCGAACAGATCCGGGGTTGTGGCTTTGAGGGGAAGGACTTTGAAACCTACTGGGAGCCATTCTCGGAGCGCGGCGGTGTCGAGAATGCCGACGTCGACTTTCGAAACGGGAAGAAGAGCGTTCGACTGAGGTGCGAGGGCGGCCGGGCCGGAATCAGGCAAGGCCGCGTCTACGTAGCCGCCGGGCAGGAGTATGACGGCTCGCTCTGGGTGAAGAAGGAAGCTGGTTCCCCGCGGCTCATACTGCGCGTCATCGGCTCGAATGGGGCGCCGATTGCCTCCGTACCGCTCGCTTCGGCGGGCTCTGGCTGGGAGGAGATCCCCTATTCCTTCTCCAGTGCCGTAAGAGACACGCAGGCCTCGGTAGAGTTGGCAGCGGAAGGTACGGGAAGGCTGCTGATCGACTACTTCTCGATGATGCGCGCCGACGCCAGACGCGATGGCATGTTGCGCCCGGACCTGCTGCAGGCTCTCCGCGATCTCGCCCCGCCCTTCATCCGGTGGCCGGGCGGGTCCTTTGCCTCCACCTACAAATGGAAGGACGGCATCGGCCCGCACGTCTCGCGCCGCTACACTCCCAACACTTTCTGGGGCGGCTACTCGGACTACTACGGGTTCGGGACGGACGAGTTCATGGGACTCTGCCGCAAGCTGGGCAGCGAGCCGCTGATCGTGCTGCCAGCCCCCGGGGTGAACCCTGAGCAGGTTCAGTATGCGATGGACTGGGTCCGCTACCTCAACGATCCATCCGCGACCGAATGGGGCAAGGTGCGGGCCTCCAACGGGCACCCCGAGCCCTACGGGGTCCGGTACTTCCAGATCGACAATGAGCCCATGAACAACGGCTTCACGCCGGATGCCTACGCTGAGATCGTCAACCTCTATGGCGGCAGGTTGCGACAGATCGCGCCCGGTGCGCGAATCGTCGCCTGCGGGCAGAAGCGGTCGAACGATATGAACTGGAGCCAGAGGATCATCGATCTCGCCGGAAAGAACTTTGACATCCTCGGCGTTCACAACTACGAGTACGAGCCGCGGGGATTCGAGACGGGGCTGCGGCGCATTGGCCATTCACTTTCGACGCTACGTGACTATATCCGCGCATCGGCGCACCCGCGGATCGAAATCGGCGTTCTCGAGTGGAATCTATCGCGCACCTATGATTGGCGGGCCGGGCTCCACGCCGCGGGCAGCCTCATCCTGTACGAGCAGCTCAGCCCGGCTGTAAGTATGAGTTGCCCGGCCCTGCTCATGCGAAACACGACCGACGACCCCACCTGGACGTCGTTCATCTACCATGACCACGTCTCCTGGTTTCCTGGCTCGGCGTATCCGGTGGAAAAGCTCTTTCGCGCGCACTACGCGGAACGGCATCTGGCCTCCACCAGCGGCACCTTCCGCGACATTCCGAACCGGAAACAGTTCTTTGACGAAATCGCGACCATGAAGCCCGAAGACTGGCGGCCCGGTTCTGTGGACGCCATCGCGGCCAAGAGCGCTGACGGCCGCCGGATCGTGATCAAGGCCGTGAACTACGAAGGGCAGCGGAATCTCCTGTATGTTCGACTGCAGGGCAACGGCGTCCCTGTGCAGGCGGCCGCCACCCTTCATACGATGAGTGCGGGGCTCATGGATACTGCGTCGCTCGAACGGCCCGATGCAATTACCGCGGTCAGCCGGAAGCTCACATACGCCCGGGAATTCACGGTGGAACTGGAGCCCTACACGGTCGCTGTGGTCGAGATCCCTGCAGTCTGA